A window of the Ostrea edulis chromosome 1, xbOstEdul1.1, whole genome shotgun sequence genome harbors these coding sequences:
- the LOC125677283 gene encoding FMRFamide receptor-like, with product MTDTGDENQFVNITMTTLINSSTHTMYEQSTTLPPTNSERDVINVLNNYGLPAVCLFGIVGNILNLTILTRRKLRRSLRTVEQAANLCLISLALSDFLFCLFAFPTTFLPTDHYTEKGFFLYYGMYSTAIINVFILTSTWLTVTMATERYIAICHPLNQILLMTLRKTKLIIICVYVLSALFNVPVLWRNQVVEKVINNNTVVYILEIIPLGHDTMVDTIYRVVWAILGNFIPLILLVGFNICICYKIHQSYRYRKKFQYDNSSSQDTNITLTTTLIVIVVMFLILVAPSEIVLHIASMVHTENYRSIEAVMNFMQSVNFSVNFILYCIISSYFRKTLRHIFCCYWHNHRMDSYKLNPKADLSKVPLQHINDGL from the coding sequence ATGACAGATACAGGAGATGAAAACCAATTTGTCAACATCACCATGACAACCTTAATCAACAGCAGCACCCACACGATGTACGAACAGAGTACCACCCTACCCCCAACCAACTCTGAGCGGGATGTCATCAATGTACTCAATAACTATGGACTTCCTGCCGTGTGTTTGTTTGGAATTGTCGGGAACATCCTCAACCTGACCATTCTGACTCGACGGAAACTCCGCCGTTCTCTGCGAACTGTGGAACAAGCTGCGAACTTGTGCCTCATTTCCTTAGCCCTGTCCGACTTCTTGTTTTGTCTGTTTGCTTTCCCAACCACATTCCTCCCCACTGATCATTACACAGAGAAGGGCTTCTTTTTGTATTATGGAATGTACTCGACTGCAATTATCAATGTCTTTATCCTGACAAGCACCTGGCTCACAGTTACCATGGCAACAGAGAGGTACATCGCTATATGTCACCCTCTGAACCAAATCTTGTTGATGACCTTGCGGAAGACCAAGttaataatcatttgtgtgtaTGTTTTATCAGCACTGTTCAATGTTCCCGTGCTTTGGAGAAATCAAGTGGTTGAAAAAGTGATTAATAACAACACGGTTGTTTATATCCTGGAAATCATACCACTGGGACACGATACAATGGTGGATACCATTTACAGAGTGGTGTGGGCTATTCTTGGCAACTTCATCCCTCTCATTCTATTGGTTGGCTTCAATATCTGCATTTGCTACAAAATCCACCAATCTTATCGATATCGCAAGAAATTTCAGTATGATAATTCATCTTCCCAAGACACCAACATCACACTGACTACCACCCTCATCGTCATCGTGGTCATGTTCCTCATCTTAGTGGCACCCTCAGAAATTGTCCTCCACATTGCTAGCATGGTTCACACTGAGAACTATCGTTCAATCGAAGCCGTTATGAACTTCATGCAGTCCGTGAACTTTTCAGtcaactttattttgtattgtattatAAGCTCTTATTTTCGTAAGACCTTGCGACACATTTTTTGCTGTTACTGGCATAATCACAGAATGGACTCATACAAACTAAATCCCAAGGCAGATTTAAGCAAGGTTCCGCTTCAACACATCAATGATGGATTGTGA